Below is a genomic region from Azospirillum sp. B510.
AGCTGGACGTCTTCCCCGACGCCGCCAGCGTCGGCGTGGAGATCGAGCGCGCCCGCGCCTGACCCCGCCCCCCTCCCTTCCAAGAGGAAGCCGCCGCCCGTGTCCCCGCTCGCCGTCCTCACCGCCGACCAGACCGCCGACCGGCTTCCCTTTCCCGCCCTGTGCGACGCCGTCGCGGCGGCCGCCCGCGACTATGCCGCCGGCCGCATCACCAGCCCGGAACGGCAGGTGCTGCCGCTGGCGGAAGGCGGCGTGCTGCTGTCGATGCCGGCGACGGCGGCGGACATCGCCATCCACAAGCTGGTCAACGTCACGCCCGGCAACGGTGCCCGGGGATTGCCGACCATCCACGGCGTGGTCAGCGCCTTCGATGCCGTGACCGGCGCCCCCCGGCTGATCCTGGACGGGCCGACCGTCACCGCGCGGCGCACCGCCGCCGTGTCGATGCTGGCGATCCGCAAGTTGGCCCCGGCCCCGCGTCATGTGGCGCTGCTTGGCGCCGGCACCCAGTCCGCCGGCCATGTGGCGGCGCTCGCGGCGCTCCATCCCGGTA
It encodes:
- the lhpI gene encoding bifunctional Delta(1)-pyrroline-2-carboxylate/Delta(1)-piperideine-2-carboxylate reductase gives rise to the protein MSPLAVLTADQTADRLPFPALCDAVAAAARDYAAGRITSPERQVLPLAEGGVLLSMPATAADIAIHKLVNVTPGNGARGLPTIHGVVSAFDAVTGAPRLILDGPTVTARRTAAVSMLAIRKLAPAPRHVALLGAGTQSAGHVAALAALHPGIRIDIHSRSLASAAAFCAAQEGQGVELRPMNGPVDPAAGVVIALTTSLSPIYDETPRPDRLLIGVGAFKPEMVEFGPAAVHGSDLFVDDPAGARHEAGDLIQAGVEWSGVKSLVDALDGQATDGRPRLFKSVGCAAWDLAAARCALGQG